Proteins encoded by one window of Arabidopsis thaliana chromosome 2, partial sequence:
- a CDS encoding zinc transporter-like protein (Cation efflux family protein; FUNCTIONS IN: cation transmembrane transporter activity, efflux transmembrane transporter activity; INVOLVED IN: cation transport, transmembrane transport; LOCATED IN: membrane; EXPRESSED IN: 21 plant structures; EXPRESSED DURING: 12 growth stages; CONTAINS InterPro DOMAIN/s: Cation efflux protein (InterPro:IPR002524); BEST Arabidopsis thaliana protein match is: unknown protein (TAIR:AT5G38380.1); Has 30201 Blast hits to 17322 proteins in 780 species: Archae - 12; Bacteria - 1396; Metazoa - 17338; Fungi - 3422; Plants - 5037; Viruses - 0; Other Eukaryotes - 2996 (source: NCBI BLink).): MVDHHHHHHHQHRPNRLSVPQPTIGRTYPSFPYTPTPTPSKTRLSSSSSYRSIHGSKSSLSFLFLILFSLRSLYSLLPFLRSSPSFSLFPFSFLVSLLSFLFSLSFTIISSFSPSKKDPFLLRLQNRSFSSISSLSSSQIKLLLAKSFLLAFVFLLRFQALRYCGAAAMILAELSGTVSARVLFSDTGGIGVRSSKVRGFCVLFAGLLLLSISWDRVDCFPFSSSVESWGFWIYPKENCLRIWPLLLPFLSGFLGCYEKVSVNWNEIKQLDQKRVRLLSLFLTTVLLFPLAIWSFFFSGSGDDSVSFGNLGWPLANTVVFGVLLSENYNDDKFSSSKKKDSEREFLVTFLCTIVLELFYFPELSLWGLLLCGLLLYIAVRELESVYSDYQEIGMESPESFSTMFMKPIRHILSEKKSRKIALFLLINTAYMVVEFVAGFMSNSLGLISDACHMLFDCAALAIGLYASYISRLPANHQYNYGRGRFEVLSGYVNAVFLVLVGALIVLESIERILDPQEISTNSLLVVSVGGLLVNIVGLIFFHEEHHHAHGGSGCTHSHSHQSHSHKNEEHHQHSDSHKHEEHHQHSDSHKHEEHHEHDHHHHSHSHKHEECNHNHDHEHQSHSHNHEECNHNHDHHSDHQPEKSEKKEHRHIDHNMEGIFLHVLADTMGSVGVVISTLLIKYKGWLVADPASSIFISILIIASVIPLLRNSAEILLQRVPRAHRQDLKEAMRNILKTKGVCSIQRLHVWSFTNSDVVATLHLLVSADSDKTDTKLQVSRLLEDAGVKDWTLQVESVNS, translated from the coding sequence ATGgtggatcatcatcatcatcatcatcatcaacatcgaCCTAATCGTCTTTCAGTACCACAACCAACAATCGGAAGAACATACCCATCATTCCCTTACACTCCAACTCCAACCCCTTCCAAAACccgtctctcttcttcttcttcctacaGATCGATCCATGGAAGCAAATCATcactttcatttctctttctcattctcttctctcttagATCTCTTTACTCTCTCTTACCTTTCCTTCGttcttcaccttctttctctcttttccctTTCTCCTTCctcgtctctcttctctctttcctcttctcaCTTTCTTTCACTATCATCTCTTCCTTTTCACCTTCAAAGAAAGACCCTTTTCTTCTCCGTCTTCAAAATCGTTCCTTTTCCTcaatttcatctctttcttcctctcaaaTCAAACTCTTACTCGCTAAATCATTCCTTCTTGCTTTCGTCTTTCTTCTCCGTTTTCAAGCTCTTCGTTACTGTGGTGCTGCTGCTATGATCTTAGCTGAACTCTCTGGCACAGTTTCAGCCAGAGTCTTGTTTAGTGATACTGGTGGAATTGGAGTTAGATCATCTAAGGTTCGTGGGTTTTGCGTTTTGTTTGctgggttgttgttgttatcaaTCAGCTGGGATCGTGTTGATTGTTTCCCGTTTTCATCATCTGTTGAAAGTTGGGGTTTTTGGATTTACCCTAAAGAGAATTGCTTGAGGATTTGGCCTCTGTTGCTTCCGTTTCTATCTGGTTTCTTAGGTTGTTATGAGAAAGTTTCTGTGAATTGGAATGAGATCAAACAGTTAGATCAGAAACGAGTTCGATTACTGTCTTTGTTTCTAACCACTGTGTTGTTGTTCCCACTTGCTATTtggagtttcttcttctctggtaGTGGTGATGATAGTGTCTCTTTTGGGAATTTAGGTTGGCCTTTAGCTAACACTGTTGTATTTGGAGTGTTGTTGAGTGAGaattataatgatgataagTTTTCAAgctcgaagaagaaggactCAGAGAGGGAGTTTCTTGTAACGTTTCTATGTACTATAGTATTGGAACTCTTCTATTTTCCTGAGCTATCTCTTTGGGGATTGTTGCTTTGTGGTTTGTTGCTTTACATTGCTGTTAGAGAGTTGGAGTCTGTGTATTCAGATTATCAAGAGATTGGTATGGAATCGCCTGAGTCGTTTTCCACTATGTTTATGAAGCCTATCCGTCACATTTTGAGCGAGAAGAAATCGAGGAAGATTGcgttgtttcttttgattaataCGGCGTATATGGTGGTTGAGTTTGTGGCTGGTTTTATGAGTAACAGTCTTGGATTGATCTCAGACGCTTGTCATATGTTGTTTGATTGTGCTGCTTTGGCAATTGGGCTGTATGCGTCTTATATCTCTCGTCTTCCTGCAAACCATCAGTATAACTATGGCCGAGGTAGATTTGAAGTGCTTTCTGGTTATGTTAACGCGGTGTTCCTTGTTCTTGTTGGGGCTCTGATTGTGCTTGAGTCGATTGAGAGAATCTTGGATCCTCAGGAGATTTCTACAAATAGTCTTTTGGTTGTTTCGGTTGGTGGGCTTCTCGTGAATATCGTCGGGTTAATCTTTTTCCACGAGGAACATCATCATGCTCATGGTGGATCTGGTTGCACACATTCTCACTCACACCAATCCCATAGCCATAAAAATGAGGAGCATCATCAGCATTCAGATAGCCATAAACATGAGGAACATCATCAGCATTCAGATAGCCATAAACATGAGGAACATCATGAGCAtgaccatcatcatcattcccATAGCCATAAACACGAGGAGTGCAACCACAACCACGACCATGAGCATCAATCCCATAGCCATAATCACGAGGAGTGCAACCACAACCACGACCATCATTCTGATCACCAACCTGAAAAAAGCGAAAAGAAGGAGCATCGCCACATTGATCACAATATGGAAGGAATCTTTCTTCATGTTTTAGCAGACACAATGGGGAGTGTTGGAGTTGTGATATCGACACTCTTGATTAAATACAAGGGCTGGTTAGTTGCAGATCCAGCCAGCTCAATCTTTATCTCCATCCTCATCATCGCTTCAGTCATTCCGTTGCTACGAAACTCTGCGGAGATTCTACTGCAAAGAGTCCCTAGGGCTCACAGGCAAGACCTGAAAGAAGCTATGAGGAACATACTTAAGACTAAAGGTGTTTGCAGTATCCAGAGGCTGCATGTATGGAGTTTCACCAACTCAGACGTCGTGGCTACTCTCCATCTCCTTGTATCTGCAGATTCAGACAAGACGGATACTAAGTTACAAGTGTCACGTTTGTTAGAAGATGCAGGAGTAAAGGATTGGACATTGCAGGTGGAATCTGTTAACTCATAG
- a CDS encoding zinc transporter-like protein: MILAELSGTVSARVLFSDTGGIGVRSSKVRGFCVLFAGLLLLSISWDRVDCFPFSSSVESWGFWIYPKENCLRIWPLLLPFLSGFLGCYEKVSVNWNEIKQLDQKRVRLLSLFLTTVLLFPLAIWSFFFSGSGDDSVSFGNLGWPLANTVVFGVLLSENYNDDKFSSSKKKDSEREFLVTFLCTIVLELFYFPELSLWGLLLCGLLLYIAVRELESVYSDYQEIGMESPESFSTMFMKPIRHILSEKKSRKIALFLLINTAYMVVEFVAGFMSNSLGLISDACHMLFDCAALAIGLYASYISRLPANHQYNYGRGRFEVLSGYVNAVFLVLVGALIVLESIERILDPQEISTNSLLVVSVGGLLVNIVGLIFFHEEHHHAHGGSGCTHSHSHQSHSHKNEEHHQHSDSHKHEEHHEHDHHHHSHSHKHEECNHNHDHEHQSHSHNHEECNHNHDHHSDHQPEKSEKKEHRHIDHNMEGIFLHVLADTMGSVGVVISTLLIKYKGWLVADPASSIFISILIIASVIPLLRNSAEILLQRVPRAHRQDLKEAMRNILKTKGVCSIQRLHVWSFTNSDVVATLHLLVSADSDKTDTKLQVSRLLEDAGVKDWTLQVESVNS; the protein is encoded by the exons ATGATCTTAGCTGAACTCTCTGGCACAGTTTCAGCCAGAGTCTTGTTTAGTGATACTGGTGGAATTGGAGTTAGATCATCTAAGGTTCGTGGGTTTTGCGTTTTGTTTGctgggttgttgttgttatcaaTCAGCTGGGATCGTGTTGATTGTTTCCCGTTTTCATCATCTGTTGAAAGTTGGGGTTTTTGGATTTACCCTAAAGAGAATTGCTTGAGGATTTGGCCTCTGTTGCTTCCGTTTCTATCTGGTTTCTTAGGTTGTTATGAGAAAGTTTCTGTGAATTGGAATGAGATCAAACAGTTAGATCAGAAACGAGTTCGATTACTGTCTTTGTTTCTAACCACTGTGTTGTTGTTCCCACTTGCTATTtggagtttcttcttctctggtaGTGGTGATGATAGTGTCTCTTTTGGGAATTTAGGTTGGCCTTTAGCTAACACTGTTGTATTTGGAGTGTTGTTGAGTGAGaattataatgatgataagTTTTCAAgctcgaagaagaaggactCAGAGAGGGAGTTTCTTGTAACGTTTCTATGTACTATAGTATTGGAACTCTTCTATTTTCCTGAGCTATCTCTTTGGGGATTGTTGCTTTGTGGTTTGTTGCTTTACATTGCTGTTAGAGAGTTGGAGTCTGTGTATTCAGATTATCAAGAGATTGGTATGGAATCGCCTGAGTCGTTTTCCACTATGTTTATGAAGCCTATCCGTCACATTTTGAGCGAGAAGAAATCGAGGAAGATTGcgttgtttcttttgattaataCGGCGTATATGGTGGTTGAGTTTGTGGCTGGTTTTATGAGTAACAGTCTTGGATTGATCTCAGACGCTTGTCATATGTTGTTTGATTGTGCTGCTTTGGCAATTGGGCTGTATGCGTCTTATATCTCTCGTCTTCCTGCAAACCATCAGTATAACTATGGCCGAGGTAGATTTGAAGTGCTTTCTGGTTATGTTAACGCGGTGTTCCTTGTTCTTGTTGGGGCTCTGATTGTGCTTGAGTCGATTGAGAGAATCTTGGATCCTCAGGAGATTTCTACAAATAGTCTTTTGGTTGTTTCGGTTGGTGGGCTTCTCGTGAATATCGTCGGGTTAATCTTTTTCCACGAGGAACATCATCATGCTCATGGTGGATCTGGTTGCACACATTCTCACTCACACCAATCCCATAGCCATAAAAATGAGGAGC ATCATCAGCATTCAGATAGCCATAAACATGAGGAACATCATGAGCAtgaccatcatcatcattcccATAGCCATAAACACGAGGAGTGCAACCACAACCACGACCATGAGCATCAATCCCATAGCCATAATCACGAGGAGTGCAACCACAACCACGACCATCATTCTGATCACCAACCTGAAAAAAGCGAAAAGAAGGAGCATCGCCACATTGATCACAATATGGAAGGAATCTTTCTTCATGTTTTAGCAGACACAATGGGGAGTGTTGGAGTTGTGATATCGACACTCTTGATTAAATACAAGGGCTGGTTAGTTGCAGATCCAGCCAGCTCAATCTTTATCTCCATCCTCATCATCGCTTCAGTCATTCCGTTGCTACGAAACTCTGCGGAGATTCTACTGCAAAGAGTCCCTAGGGCTCACAGGCAAGACCTGAAAGAAGCTATGAGGAACATACTTAAGACTAAAGGTGTTTGCAGTATCCAGAGGCTGCATGTATGGAGTTTCACCAACTCAGACGTCGTGGCTACTCTCCATCTCCTTGTATCTGCAGATTCAGACAAGACGGATACTAAGTTACAAGTGTCACGTTTGTTAGAAGATGCAGGAGTAAAGGATTGGACATTGCAGGTGGAATCTGTTAACTCATAG
- a CDS encoding uncharacterized protein (unknown protein; FUNCTIONS IN: molecular_function unknown; INVOLVED IN: biological_process unknown; LOCATED IN: endomembrane system; BEST Arabidopsis thaliana protein match is: unknown protein (TAIR:AT5G43695.1); Has 30201 Blast hits to 17322 proteins in 780 species: Archae - 12; Bacteria - 1396; Metazoa - 17338; Fungi - 3422; Plants - 5037; Viruses - 0; Other Eukaryotes - 2996 (source: NCBI BLink).), whose translation MERTSTKFAFVAFFVVTFVMCIVTTRNVEAKRVLSEEMPQIALHHEALQQNANRWGLGCKKGCHLICYAPDPTFPICRCIC comes from the exons atggagagaaCATCAACGAAGTTCGCTTTTGTTGCCTTCTTTGTTGTTACATTCg tGATGTGCATCGTAACTACACGAAATGTTGAAGCAAAACGTGTATTATCCGAAGAAATGCCACAAATTGCTTTGCATCATGAAGCTTTGCAGCAAAATGCGAATCGATGGGGTCTTGGGTGCAAAAAAGGATGTCATTTGATATGTTATGCTCCTGATCCAACTTTTCCTATATGTCGTTGTATATGCTAG
- the NRPB6B gene encoding RNA polymerase Rpb6 (NRPB6B; FUNCTIONS IN: DNA-directed RNA polymerase activity, DNA binding; INVOLVED IN: transcription, DNA-dependent; LOCATED IN: DNA-directed RNA polymerase II, core complex; EXPRESSED IN: 24 plant structures; EXPRESSED DURING: 15 growth stages; CONTAINS InterPro DOMAIN/s: DNA-directed RNA polymerase, 14-18kDa subunit, conserved site (InterPro:IPR020708), RNA polymerase subunit, RPB6/omega (InterPro:IPR012293), RNA polymerase Rpb6 (InterPro:IPR006110), DNA-directed RNA polymerase, 14-18kDa subunit (InterPro:IPR006111); BEST Arabidopsis thaliana protein match is: RNA polymerase Rpb6 (TAIR:AT5G51940.1); Has 909 Blast hits to 909 proteins in 313 species: Archae - 223; Bacteria - 0; Metazoa - 99; Fungi - 196; Plants - 78; Viruses - 16; Other Eukaryotes - 297 (source: NCBI BLink).), with product MADDDYNEVDDLGYEDEPAEPEIEEGVEEDADIKENDDVNVDPLETEDKVETEPVQRPRKTSKFMTKYERARILGTRALQISMNAPVMVELEGETDPLEIAMKELRQRKIPFTIRRYLPDMSYEEWGVDELIVEDSWKRQVGGD from the exons ATGGCTGACGACGATTACAATGAAGTCGATGACTTGGG ATATGAAGATGAGCCAGCAGAGCCTGAGATCGAA GAAGGAGTAGAGGAAGATGCTGATATCAAGGAGAACGATGATGTTAATGTTGACCCTTTGGAAACAGAAGATAAGGTTGAAACAGAACCTGTGCAACGCCCACGTAAAACCTCTAAGTTTATGACTAAGTATGAACGTGCACGTATCCTCGGCACTCGTGCTTTGCAGATTAG CATGAATGCTCCTGTTATGGTTGAGTTGGAGGGTGAGACTGATCCACTTGAG ATTGCGATGAAAGAGCTTAGGCAAAGGAAGATTCCATTTACCATTAGACGTTATCTACCTGATATGAG TTACGAGGAATGGGGAGTTGATGAACTGATCGTCGAAGACTCGTGGAAACGTCAAGTCGGTGGTGATTGA
- a CDS encoding ADP-glucose pyrophosphorylase family protein, giving the protein MWIGLGTRFRPLSFNTPKPLIPLAGQPMIHHPISACKKISNLAQIFLIGFYEEREFALYVSSISNELKIPVRYLKEDKPHGSAGALYYFRDRIMEEKPSHVFLLNCDVCCSFPLQGILDAHRRYGGIGTMLVIKVSAEAASQFGELIADPDTKELLHYTEKPETFVSDLINCGVYVFTSDIFNAIEEVYSQIRDTSSNYQSATRSVPADFVRLDQDILSPLAGKKQLYTYENKDFWEQIKTPGKSLKCSALYLSQFRETSPHILASGDGTNRKPTIIGDVYIHPSVKLHPTAKIGPNVSISANVRVGPGVRLISCIILDDVEIKENAVVINSIIGWKSSIGRWSRVQASGDYNDRLGITILGEAVTVEDEVAVIGSIVLQNKTLNVSVQDDIIL; this is encoded by the exons ATGTGGATTGGTTTAGGAACTCGATTTCGCCCGTTATCGTTCAATACACCGAAACCATTGATTCCTTTGGCTGGTCAACCTATGATTCATCATCCTATCTCTGCTTGTaaaaag ATATCAAATCTGGCTCAGATTTTTCTGATTGGATTTTACGAGGAACGAGAATTTGCTTTGTATGTGTCTTCAATATCTAACGAGCTGAAAATTCCAGTGCG ATACTTGAAAGAAGATAAACCCCATGGTTCAGCTGGTGCTCTTTATTACTTTCGTGATAGAATTATGGAAGAGAAACCG TCACATGTTTTCCTCCTCAACTGTGATGTTTGCTGTTCTTTCCCTCTTCAAGGCATACTTG ACGCACATCGAAGATATGGTGGTATTGGAACTATGCTAGTAATCAAG GTTTCTGCAGAAGCAGCTAGCCAATTTGGTGAATTGATAGCTGATCCTGATACTAAAGAACTCCTGCATTATACAGAGAAGCCCGAGACTTTC GTCAGTGACTTGATAAACTGTGGTGTCTATGTGTTTACTTCAGATATCTTCAATGCAATTGAAGAAGTATATAGCCAAATAAGAGACACAT CTAGCAACTACCAATCCGCTACAAGGTCTGTTCCTGCAGATTTTGTGAGATTAGATCAAGATATATTGTCACCTCTTGCTGGAAAGAAGCAACTATACACATATGAGAACAAGGATTTCTGGGAACAGATCAAGACTCCGGG GAAATCTTTGAAATGCTCGGCTTTATATCTTTCCCAATTCCGCGAAACATCGCCTCATATTTTAGCTTCAGGAGATGGTACTAATAGGAAACCAACTATAATTGGTGATGTTTATATTCACCCATCCGTAAAACTGCATCCAACCGCAAAG ATCGGTCCAAATGTGTCGATATCAGCAAATGTTCGTGTTGGACCTGGTGTAAGGCTTATTAGCTGCATAATCTTAGACGATGTTGAAATCAAG GAGAATGCTGTTGTTATAAACTCAATTATCGGATGGAAATCTTCTATAGGTAGATGGTCAAGAGTTCAAGCTAGTGGAGATTACAATGACAGGCTTGGGATTACCATTCTTG GTGAGGCTGTAACTGTGGAAGATGAAGTAGCAGTCATAGGAAGCATTGTTCTCCAGAATAAGACTCTTAATGTTAGTGTTCAAGATGATATCATCTTGTGA
- a CDS encoding ADP-glucose pyrophosphorylase family protein (ADP-glucose pyrophosphorylase family protein; FUNCTIONS IN: transferase activity, nucleotidyltransferase activity; INVOLVED IN: biosynthetic process; LOCATED IN: cellular_component unknown; EXPRESSED IN: 17 plant structures; EXPRESSED DURING: 9 growth stages; CONTAINS InterPro DOMAIN/s: Trimeric LpxA-like (InterPro:IPR011004), Nucleotidyl transferase (InterPro:IPR005835); BEST Arabidopsis thaliana protein match is: ADP-glucose pyrophosphorylase family protein (TAIR:AT1G74910.2); Has 30201 Blast hits to 17322 proteins in 780 species: Archae - 12; Bacteria - 1396; Metazoa - 17338; Fungi - 3422; Plants - 5037; Viruses - 0; Other Eukaryotes - 2996 (source: NCBI BLink).), with protein sequence MSEEKVVAVIMVGGPTKGTRFRPLSFNTPKPLIPLAGQPMIHHPISACKKISNLAQIFLIGFYEEREFALYVSSISNELKIPVRYLKEDKPHGSAGALYYFRDRIMEEKPSHVFLLNCDVCCSFPLQGILDAHRRYGGIGTMLVIKVSAEAASQFGELIADPDTKELLHYTEKPETFVSDLINCGVYVFTSDIFNAIEEVYSQIRDTSSNYQSATRSVPADFVRLDQDILSPLAGKKQLYTYENKDFWEQIKTPGKSLKCSALYLSQFRETSPHILASGDGTNRKPTIIGDVYIHPSVKLHPTAKIGPNVSISANVRVGPGVRLISCIILDDVEIKENAVVINSIIGWKSSIGRWSRVQASGDYNDRLGITILGEAVTVEDEVAVIGSIVLQNKTLNVSVQDDIIL encoded by the exons ATGTCGGAGGAGAAAGTCGTCGCTGTGATCATGGTTGGTGGTCCGACCAAAG GAACTCGATTTCGCCCGTTATCGTTCAATACACCGAAACCATTGATTCCTTTGGCTGGTCAACCTATGATTCATCATCCTATCTCTGCTTGTaaaaag ATATCAAATCTGGCTCAGATTTTTCTGATTGGATTTTACGAGGAACGAGAATTTGCTTTGTATGTGTCTTCAATATCTAACGAGCTGAAAATTCCAGTGCG ATACTTGAAAGAAGATAAACCCCATGGTTCAGCTGGTGCTCTTTATTACTTTCGTGATAGAATTATGGAAGAGAAACCG TCACATGTTTTCCTCCTCAACTGTGATGTTTGCTGTTCTTTCCCTCTTCAAGGCATACTTG ACGCACATCGAAGATATGGTGGTATTGGAACTATGCTAGTAATCAAG GTTTCTGCAGAAGCAGCTAGCCAATTTGGTGAATTGATAGCTGATCCTGATACTAAAGAACTCCTGCATTATACAGAGAAGCCCGAGACTTTC GTCAGTGACTTGATAAACTGTGGTGTCTATGTGTTTACTTCAGATATCTTCAATGCAATTGAAGAAGTATATAGCCAAATAAGAGACACAT CTAGCAACTACCAATCCGCTACAAGGTCTGTTCCTGCAGATTTTGTGAGATTAGATCAAGATATATTGTCACCTCTTGCTGGAAAGAAGCAACTATACACATATGAGAACAAGGATTTCTGGGAACAGATCAAGACTCCGGG GAAATCTTTGAAATGCTCGGCTTTATATCTTTCCCAATTCCGCGAAACATCGCCTCATATTTTAGCTTCAGGAGATGGTACTAATAGGAAACCAACTATAATTGGTGATGTTTATATTCACCCATCCGTAAAACTGCATCCAACCGCAAAG ATCGGTCCAAATGTGTCGATATCAGCAAATGTTCGTGTTGGACCTGGTGTAAGGCTTATTAGCTGCATAATCTTAGACGATGTTGAAATCAAG GAGAATGCTGTTGTTATAAACTCAATTATCGGATGGAAATCTTCTATAGGTAGATGGTCAAGAGTTCAAGCTAGTGGAGATTACAATGACAGGCTTGGGATTACCATTCTTG GTGAGGCTGTAACTGTGGAAGATGAAGTAGCAGTCATAGGAAGCATTGTTCTCCAGAATAAGACTCTTAATGTTAGTGTTCAAGATGATATCATCTTGTGA